The Salinispora tropica CNB-440 genome has a window encoding:
- a CDS encoding enoyl-CoA hydratase/isomerase family protein gives MNYTDYTAMRVKVDDGIAWVTLANPPMNLLDAALVPELKRFVRTVRDDDQVRVIVVQSDDADFFAAHVDMAYAFDAEGFMRLGAEDTGAPQLNPMQHLMLSIRSLPQVTIAKLRGRLRGGGNELATAMDMRFAAAGQTWMSQLETRIGIIPGGGGTQLLSRLIGRSRALEAILGAGLHDTDTAEKYGWINRALPPAQLDAFVDDLAQRIAALAPQQIAAAKTAIDAATGGDTLEAGLAAEGQALGLVYPAPSEALDRTRRYLDAGLQTRDGELDLEGFMDRNS, from the coding sequence ATGAACTACACGGACTACACCGCGATGCGGGTCAAGGTCGACGACGGTATCGCCTGGGTGACCCTGGCCAACCCGCCCATGAACCTGCTTGACGCCGCGTTGGTGCCGGAGCTGAAGCGATTCGTTCGGACGGTCCGCGACGACGACCAGGTGCGGGTCATCGTCGTCCAGAGCGACGATGCGGACTTCTTCGCCGCGCACGTCGACATGGCCTACGCCTTTGATGCTGAGGGCTTCATGCGACTGGGCGCCGAGGACACCGGCGCACCCCAGCTCAACCCCATGCAGCACCTCATGTTGTCGATCCGGTCACTACCCCAGGTGACAATCGCGAAGCTGCGGGGACGCCTACGCGGCGGCGGCAACGAACTGGCCACCGCCATGGACATGCGGTTCGCCGCGGCGGGACAGACCTGGATGTCCCAGCTGGAAACGCGCATCGGCATCATCCCCGGTGGCGGCGGAACTCAGCTGCTGTCCCGGCTGATCGGCCGTTCCCGTGCGCTGGAGGCGATCCTCGGTGCCGGCTTGCACGACACCGACACCGCTGAGAAGTACGGCTGGATCAACCGAGCGCTCCCGCCCGCGCAACTCGACGCATTCGTCGACGACCTGGCCCAGCGTATCGCCGCCCTCGCTCCCCAGCAGATCGCCGCCGCCAAGACGGCGATCGACGCCGCGACCGGCGGTGACACCCTGGAGGCAGGACTGGCCGCAGAGGGTCAAGCTCTCGGACTCGTCTACCCGGCACCCAGCGAAGCGCTGGACCGAACCCGCCGCTACCTCGACGCCGGCCTACAGACCCGCGACGGCGAACTCGACCTCGAAGGTTTCATGGACCGCAACAGCTAA
- a CDS encoding MerR family transcriptional regulator: MRIGEVAAATGVSTRALRYYEEQQLLSSVRSAGGQRHYPAAVVERVRLIQSLYGAGLSSKVIAGILPCVNTGFATPEMMTRLTTERERLDTQLRELSRTRDRLDEIIAATRIAPSG; the protein is encoded by the coding sequence ATGCGGATTGGCGAGGTCGCGGCTGCGACGGGTGTGAGCACTCGCGCGCTGCGCTACTACGAGGAGCAACAGCTCTTGTCGTCCGTCCGCAGCGCGGGCGGGCAGCGACACTACCCGGCCGCCGTGGTGGAACGAGTGCGACTGATTCAGTCGTTGTACGGGGCCGGTCTGAGCAGCAAGGTCATCGCGGGGATCCTGCCGTGCGTCAACACCGGTTTCGCCACGCCTGAGATGATGACGCGACTCACCACTGAACGCGAACGCCTCGACACCCAACTACGCGAGTTGTCCCGCACCCGGGATCGCCTTGACGAGATCATCGCCGCGACCCGCATCGCCCCCTCTGGCTGA
- a CDS encoding acetylhydrolase yields MWTIVERAILTAASLTAALILVAAPTSMTAPAIVAVTALSIVRLVNNSARWQMVPVYLAVAWLCVAVVTELPIGMRIIGGVVALLLSTMSTGLVVGLPIPRLPQPDGPFGVGMITTTEERDVTTASRRGRRRLFITVWYPAEVHSAQRHPEGEALWSEFREAPGIPSGLRRLTGYLRQVRTHAIRGAHASRQSTTAPVVLYQPGLVSITAENSLLMESLASHGYVVVSVRHIDQRAELDQADAAVDPAVTERTQEINRELRGQLSRAERARVSDELYRLSTSTVAVVARRTEDSQHVLNRLPAILATIPGYPTGELGSGRPFAAMGLSLGGAVASELSKIDDRCTAAINIDGGLYGERSYDSLSVPYLMIYSELNTGSNDFARDTAQAEFHEISAPGAKHLDFHDATIVLPILKWLGQLGDASGIGIATWKNGQIRQFLDRTVRCTTPDKSAG; encoded by the coding sequence ATGTGGACCATTGTCGAACGCGCCATTCTGACTGCCGCCTCCCTCACCGCGGCGCTGATCCTCGTTGCTGCCCCGACAAGCATGACGGCACCGGCGATCGTCGCGGTGACCGCTCTGAGCATCGTTCGCCTGGTCAACAACAGCGCCCGATGGCAGATGGTGCCGGTCTACCTCGCCGTCGCCTGGCTTTGCGTCGCTGTCGTCACAGAACTGCCCATCGGCATGCGCATCATCGGCGGAGTGGTCGCTTTGCTTCTGTCGACCATGTCTACCGGGTTGGTAGTCGGTCTTCCCATCCCACGCCTTCCGCAGCCCGATGGCCCGTTCGGGGTCGGCATGATCACGACAACGGAGGAACGTGACGTCACGACGGCGTCACGCAGGGGACGGAGGCGACTCTTCATCACCGTGTGGTATCCGGCGGAAGTACATTCAGCTCAGCGACATCCGGAAGGCGAGGCCCTGTGGTCCGAATTCCGCGAAGCGCCCGGGATTCCGTCCGGGCTACGGCGCCTCACCGGCTATCTGCGGCAAGTACGGACGCACGCGATTCGCGGTGCCCACGCCAGCCGGCAGTCCACTACCGCCCCAGTAGTCCTCTACCAGCCGGGGCTCGTGTCCATCACCGCAGAGAACTCACTCCTGATGGAATCGTTGGCAAGCCACGGCTATGTCGTGGTGAGTGTCAGGCACATCGATCAGCGCGCCGAGCTGGACCAAGCAGACGCGGCTGTCGACCCGGCCGTAACCGAACGGACTCAGGAAATCAACCGCGAGTTGCGGGGTCAGCTCAGCCGAGCCGAACGCGCCCGCGTCTCTGATGAGCTCTACCGATTGAGCACCAGCACGGTTGCCGTCGTTGCCCGACGAACCGAGGACTCGCAGCATGTACTCAACCGGCTTCCCGCCATCCTGGCCACCATTCCCGGCTATCCCACCGGCGAACTGGGGTCAGGGCGGCCGTTCGCCGCGATGGGGCTGTCCTTGGGCGGGGCGGTCGCCAGCGAGCTCAGCAAGATCGATGACCGGTGCACCGCAGCCATCAACATCGATGGCGGGCTCTACGGTGAACGCTCTTACGACTCACTCAGCGTCCCGTACCTGATGATCTACAGTGAGTTGAACACCGGCAGCAACGACTTCGCGCGGGACACCGCACAGGCCGAGTTCCACGAGATATCAGCACCCGGGGCGAAACACCTGGACTTCCATGACGCCACCATCGTGCTACCAATTCTGAAATGGTTGGGGCAGCTCGGTGACGCGTCCGGCATCGGGATCGCCACATGGAAAAACGGTCAGATCCGGCAGTTCCTGGACCGGACTGTTCGTTGCACCACACCTGACAAATCTGCTGGGTGA
- a CDS encoding TetR/AcrR family transcriptional regulator produces MFSSADGASPGTKPATQRRSRETRDKLITALDELLQEKNFDEISVAQIANRAGVSVASVYQRFDNQNAAVAILVALYLRRVTQWWDDFSRGNPEPSGRSSLREALVHVGRAAWRQSDELRYVMRPAYLQSRLHPNLLDEHWRRQEEVAVSGFRSLLQNHADEIRRSDLTRAASMAAYFFNLMFLGRLLHPEGMSGWNLPTNADEFAEELADFVCGYLGVAHASGSPDRLDH; encoded by the coding sequence ATGTTTAGTTCTGCGGATGGTGCGTCGCCCGGCACCAAACCCGCCACGCAGAGGCGCTCCCGCGAGACCCGGGACAAGCTCATCACCGCGCTGGACGAGCTCCTCCAGGAAAAGAACTTCGACGAGATCAGCGTCGCGCAGATCGCCAACCGAGCCGGCGTGTCCGTGGCGTCGGTCTACCAACGCTTCGACAATCAGAACGCCGCGGTCGCCATCCTCGTTGCCCTGTACCTGCGCCGGGTGACGCAATGGTGGGACGACTTCTCCCGGGGCAACCCTGAGCCGAGCGGCCGCTCCTCGCTGCGCGAGGCACTGGTCCACGTCGGCCGCGCGGCGTGGCGTCAATCCGATGAACTGCGCTATGTCATGCGGCCGGCCTACCTCCAGTCTCGGTTGCACCCAAACCTGCTCGACGAGCACTGGCGGCGCCAGGAGGAGGTCGCCGTGTCCGGCTTCCGCTCCCTGCTACAGAATCACGCCGACGAGATACGCCGTTCGGACTTGACCCGAGCGGCCAGCATGGCTGCGTACTTCTTCAACCTGATGTTCCTGGGACGCCTGCTTCACCCAGAGGGCATGTCCGGCTGGAACCTTCCAACCAATGCCGACGAGTTCGCCGAGGAACTCGCCGACTTCGTATGTGGATATCTCGGTGTCGCGCACGCCTCGGGCTCGCCGGACAGACTGGATCACTGA
- a CDS encoding MBL fold metallo-hydrolase has translation MNRRRGTQRDDLVTVDLLQSTAYAVRAARTVLVDTGPAGQERTLLRRLARAGVDPDEISLIVLTHCHPDHAGGAAQLRRQLRVPVAVHAAELDWAATGTSVLYHAQRPFGHLLRRILRPSFPAFTPDIVLDHGTRLDEHGAPLTVLHTPGHTPGSVTLLHRPDGKAFVGDLLAGGMLRRDRPGLPFLAEDPDQVRRSVQDLLDRTPSRLLFGHGKPASARSVLRRFGPAAPDHR, from the coding sequence GTGAACCGGCGGCGCGGAACCCAGCGGGATGATCTGGTCACCGTCGACCTGCTGCAGTCGACCGCCTACGCGGTACGCGCAGCCCGCACCGTGCTGGTCGACACCGGTCCCGCCGGGCAGGAACGCACCCTGCTTCGGCGGCTGGCCCGCGCCGGTGTCGACCCCGACGAGATCTCCCTGATCGTGCTCACCCACTGCCACCCGGACCACGCCGGCGGTGCCGCGCAGCTACGCCGGCAGTTGCGGGTGCCGGTCGCCGTGCACGCCGCCGAGTTGGACTGGGCCGCCACCGGCACCAGCGTGCTCTACCACGCGCAGCGACCCTTCGGTCACCTGCTGCGCCGGATACTGCGGCCAAGCTTCCCGGCGTTCACCCCGGACATCGTGCTCGACCACGGCACCCGTCTGGACGAGCACGGGGCGCCGCTGACCGTACTGCACACCCCCGGCCACACCCCCGGCTCGGTCACCCTGCTGCACCGGCCGGACGGGAAGGCGTTCGTCGGTGACCTGCTAGCCGGCGGAATGCTGCGCCGGGACCGGCCCGGACTGCCGTTTCTGGCCGAGGACCCGGACCAGGTGCGGCGCAGCGTACAGGACCTGTTGGACCGCACGCCCAGCCGGCTGCTGTTCGGGCACGGCAAGCCGGCCTCGGCGCGCTCGGTGCTACGCCGGTTCGGCCCGGCGGCCCCCGACCATCGTTAG
- a CDS encoding NADP-dependent oxidoreductase produces the protein MQAYVQTKYGDPSVMRLMDVPTPTPEHGEVLIRVRAAGLNPVDYHIRDGKMRMIARMKLPKVAGSELAGVVEAVGPGVTGLAVGDRVFTRVDVMKLGAFAPHAVVAADLVAPMPQSLDFTEAAGLPLAGLTALQALRDELTIEKGQRIFISGGAGGVGTLAIQLAAWMGAQVATTASPGGENLVRSLGAETVINYQTTSFADVLRDYDAVLDLRGGQDLADSFAIVRPGAKVVSVAGVPERNSAKDLGAGPLVGALFNLLSGKVRRQAKAHGVTYRYLFMHPSGADLRILADLVDGGNLKVVTDQVFPFEEIADAFARLERGHAKGKIIVAMP, from the coding sequence GTGCAGGCATACGTACAGACCAAGTACGGCGACCCGAGCGTCATGCGACTCATGGACGTGCCCACGCCCACGCCCGAGCACGGTGAGGTGCTGATTCGGGTACGGGCAGCAGGCCTCAATCCGGTGGACTACCACATCCGGGACGGCAAGATGCGGATGATCGCCCGGATGAAACTGCCGAAGGTGGCCGGCAGCGAGCTGGCGGGCGTGGTGGAAGCCGTCGGGCCCGGCGTCACCGGCCTCGCCGTCGGGGACCGGGTGTTCACCCGCGTCGACGTCATGAAGCTGGGCGCCTTCGCCCCCCATGCGGTTGTCGCGGCGGACCTCGTCGCCCCGATGCCGCAGTCGCTGGACTTCACCGAGGCCGCCGGGCTTCCCCTGGCCGGCCTCACCGCGCTACAGGCCCTGCGGGACGAGCTCACCATCGAAAAGGGCCAACGGATCTTCATCTCCGGCGGTGCGGGTGGCGTGGGCACACTCGCCATCCAACTCGCGGCATGGATGGGCGCCCAGGTCGCCACGACCGCCTCGCCCGGGGGTGAGAATCTGGTGCGGTCACTCGGTGCTGAGACGGTCATCAACTACCAGACGACCAGCTTCGCAGACGTTTTGCGGGACTACGACGCGGTTCTCGACCTCCGGGGTGGTCAGGATCTGGCGGACAGTTTCGCCATTGTCCGTCCCGGAGCCAAGGTGGTGTCCGTCGCGGGAGTGCCCGAACGGAACTCAGCCAAGGACCTGGGCGCCGGTCCACTGGTCGGTGCCCTGTTCAACCTGCTCAGTGGCAAGGTCCGGCGGCAGGCCAAGGCGCACGGGGTCACCTACCGGTATCTGTTCATGCACCCTAGCGGTGCCGATCTGCGAATTCTGGCCGACCTCGTCGACGGTGGGAACCTGAAGGTGGTGACGGACCAGGTCTTCCCCTTCGAGGAGATCGCGGACGCCTTCGCCCGCCTCGAGCGTGGCCACGCCAAGGGAAAGATCATCGTTGCGATGCCCTGA
- a CDS encoding TetR/AcrR family transcriptional regulator has product MTSATSPRRARTPLSRATLIASATELADSEGLQAVTIRQLAHRHGVTAMAIYAHFDDKEALLDALGEALLDSVQVPDLTAGDSRTNLGAVLTAFVEALRAHPAIAPITARRILECDSGIDLAEQLLAQLTALGHPSGLAAATSHYLLSGVVALVASEPGRSCIPHDIEGQEQLIRSRRARLLALAPERHPHVVAAATPLTMCANPDIYYAQGIELLVNGACALGQSR; this is encoded by the coding sequence ATGACCTCCGCAACCTCACCGCGTAGAGCCAGGACTCCGCTGTCCCGGGCCACCCTGATAGCCAGCGCGACAGAACTGGCCGACTCCGAAGGGCTACAGGCTGTCACGATCCGGCAGCTGGCCCACCGGCACGGTGTGACCGCCATGGCGATCTATGCCCACTTCGACGACAAGGAGGCGCTGCTGGACGCCCTGGGTGAGGCGTTGCTCGACAGCGTCCAGGTCCCCGACCTGACAGCTGGCGATAGTCGGACCAATCTGGGGGCGGTGTTGACCGCCTTCGTCGAGGCGTTGCGGGCACACCCTGCCATCGCCCCCATCACCGCCCGCCGCATCCTCGAGTGCGATTCGGGCATCGACCTTGCCGAACAACTCCTCGCCCAGCTCACCGCGCTCGGTCACCCCAGCGGTCTCGCCGCGGCCACGAGCCACTACCTCCTGAGCGGGGTCGTCGCCCTGGTTGCCAGTGAGCCTGGGCGCAGCTGTATCCCGCACGACATCGAGGGTCAGGAACAGTTGATCCGTAGCCGTCGGGCTCGCCTGTTGGCCCTGGCGCCCGAACGCCATCCCCATGTCGTCGCCGCGGCAACGCCGCTGACCATGTGCGCCAACCCCGACATCTACTACGCCCAGGGCATCGAGTTGCTTGTCAACGGTGCCTGCGCGCTGGGTCAATCTCGATGA
- a CDS encoding TetR/AcrR family transcriptional regulator, with the protein MSATPRRGGRQAPAKTHNEDGRTARSRSTRARIMAAATELFTTAGYGATSIAAIAARARVSEQSVYYSFGTKRAILTAALDLAIAGDDEPVPTLERPWVRAALADPDPREQIRRQVAGAADIYRRAAPLLDVVRGAATADADLVEAWATNLEQRLTVQRVFADALARKTPLPAGMTVDVAADTALAILSPETYHLLVHHQGWEHTRWQDWAANALQRLLTTLP; encoded by the coding sequence GTGAGCGCGACACCACGCCGCGGAGGCCGGCAGGCACCCGCGAAGACACACAACGAGGACGGCAGAACCGCGCGATCCCGGTCCACCCGGGCGCGCATCATGGCGGCGGCCACCGAGCTGTTCACCACTGCCGGCTACGGCGCCACCAGCATCGCGGCCATCGCCGCCAGGGCCCGCGTGAGCGAACAGAGCGTCTACTACAGCTTCGGCACCAAGCGGGCCATCCTCACCGCGGCCCTCGACCTGGCCATCGCCGGCGACGACGAACCCGTTCCCACACTTGAGCGGCCTTGGGTGCGTGCCGCGCTGGCCGACCCGGATCCGCGCGAGCAGATCCGCCGGCAGGTTGCCGGTGCCGCGGACATCTACCGGCGCGCCGCACCACTGTTGGATGTCGTACGCGGCGCGGCCACCGCCGACGCGGATCTGGTCGAGGCGTGGGCTACCAACCTGGAGCAGCGGCTCACCGTCCAACGCGTCTTCGCCGACGCGCTGGCCCGCAAGACACCGCTGCCCGCCGGCATGACCGTCGACGTGGCCGCCGACACCGCCCTGGCCATTCTCAGCCCCGAGACATACCACCTGCTCGTGCACCATCAGGGCTGGGAACACACGCGATGGCAGGACTGGGCCGCGAACGCGTTGCAACGCCTGCTCACGACGCTGCCGTAG